In Roseisolibacter agri, a genomic segment contains:
- a CDS encoding ABC transporter permease gives MSAPAAQIPGTGSLQAGRDARRRTLFEEAILPPLVALGIALVVGDLLILTFGQAPGAVFRLLLEGTWANAYGFGQVLYKATTLTFTGLAFAIAARAGLFNIGAESQLAAGGFVAALAGLALPAGTPWLLAVPLCIVASAIGGGAVGAVPGVLKARFGASEVIVTIMLNFIVLALLNYVVAAHLHVPETLHTPEMAVGGVVRLADVSDAFRGSAANAILLLAIATAGTVWWYLFRTRPGFELRAVGLQPDAAEYGGVHVGRVWVRAMMLSGALAGLGGLNYVLGYKHYYEEGFAAGSGFLGVAVALVGRNHPLGIMLAALLFATLSQGGLAVNALVPKQMVEVLQAVVILAVVTSVPEVRRVLRAAVRPAAKADAKVSA, from the coding sequence GTGAGCGCGCCGGCCGCCCAGATTCCCGGCACCGGATCGCTGCAGGCCGGTCGCGACGCGCGCCGCCGCACGCTGTTCGAGGAGGCGATCCTGCCGCCGCTCGTGGCGCTCGGCATCGCGCTCGTCGTGGGCGACCTGCTGATCCTCACCTTCGGCCAGGCGCCGGGCGCGGTGTTCCGGCTGCTGCTGGAAGGCACGTGGGCCAACGCCTACGGCTTCGGGCAGGTGCTCTACAAGGCGACGACGCTGACCTTCACGGGGCTCGCGTTCGCGATCGCCGCGCGCGCGGGCCTGTTCAACATCGGCGCCGAGAGCCAGCTCGCCGCGGGCGGCTTCGTCGCGGCGCTGGCGGGGCTCGCGCTGCCCGCGGGCACGCCGTGGCTGCTCGCGGTGCCGCTGTGCATCGTCGCATCTGCGATCGGCGGCGGCGCCGTGGGCGCGGTGCCCGGCGTGCTGAAGGCGCGCTTCGGCGCGAGCGAGGTGATCGTCACGATCATGCTCAACTTCATCGTGCTGGCGCTGCTGAACTACGTCGTCGCGGCGCACCTGCACGTGCCGGAGACGCTGCACACGCCCGAGATGGCGGTCGGCGGCGTCGTGCGCCTCGCCGACGTGAGCGACGCGTTCCGCGGCTCGGCGGCGAACGCGATCCTGCTGCTCGCCATCGCGACGGCGGGCACGGTGTGGTGGTACCTGTTCCGCACGCGTCCCGGCTTCGAGCTGCGCGCGGTGGGGCTGCAGCCCGACGCCGCGGAGTACGGCGGCGTGCACGTCGGCCGCGTGTGGGTGCGCGCGATGATGCTCTCGGGCGCGCTCGCGGGGCTCGGGGGGCTGAACTACGTCCTCGGCTACAAGCACTACTACGAGGAGGGCTTCGCGGCCGGCTCCGGCTTTCTCGGCGTCGCGGTCGCGCTGGTCGGACGCAATCACCCGCTCGGCATCATGCTGGCCGCGCTGCTGTTCGCCACGCTGTCGCAGGGCGGCCTCGCGGTGAACGCGCTCGTGCCCAAGCAGATGGTCGAGGTGCTGCAGGCGGTCGTGATCCTCGCGGTCGTGACGTCGGTGCCCGAGGTGCGGCGCGTGCTGCGCGCGGCGGTGCGGCCGGCGGCAAAG
- a CDS encoding ABC transporter ATP-binding protein, with product MTSATALRLRGVQKSFGPVVANRDASLEVAAGEIHALVGENGAGKSTLMRILSGMYGPDAGTIEVAPNGTGALRDVTGWSTNEAIAAGVGMVHQHFMLVPTLTVAENVVLGQELTRGWQLDRARAEAEVRALSERTGLAVAADRLVSELSVGEAQRVEILKVLYRGARILILDEPTAVLSPPEVQELWTVLRGLAAQGGTVVLITHKLDEVVDISDTITVMRAGTTVERIRTADTTPQAIARAMVGRDVALALDAVGLPDGDGARRDDDAPATARGTPLLSVTDLVVPGARRANEVDGVSFTVAPGEIFGIAGVEGNGQTELLEALAGLARPTSGRIALAGQDVTALGVRARADAGLSHIPEDRHRRGLVLDYSIADNLILGLQHRFARGVRLDQPRVAENARRLVAEYDIRPADPSLPARALSGGNQQKIVIAREMTGRDYHVLLAAQPTRGVDVGAIEFIHDQLRRARAAGKAIVLVSADLAEILALADRVAVMYRGRFATVLPRREASAERLGPYMTGAAGAAGEVAA from the coding sequence GTGACGTCGGCAACCGCCCTCCGCCTGCGCGGAGTCCAGAAGTCCTTCGGCCCCGTCGTCGCCAACCGTGACGCGTCGCTGGAGGTCGCCGCCGGCGAGATCCACGCGCTCGTCGGCGAGAACGGCGCCGGCAAGTCCACGCTCATGCGCATCCTGAGCGGGATGTACGGGCCCGACGCGGGCACGATCGAGGTCGCGCCCAACGGCACCGGCGCGCTGCGCGACGTCACCGGCTGGAGCACCAACGAGGCGATCGCCGCCGGCGTGGGCATGGTGCACCAGCACTTCATGCTCGTGCCGACGCTCACCGTCGCCGAGAACGTCGTGCTGGGCCAGGAGCTGACGCGCGGCTGGCAGCTCGACCGCGCGCGGGCGGAGGCCGAGGTGCGCGCGCTCTCGGAGCGCACCGGGCTCGCCGTCGCCGCCGACCGGCTGGTGTCGGAGCTGAGCGTCGGCGAGGCGCAGCGCGTCGAGATCCTGAAGGTGCTCTACCGCGGCGCGCGCATCCTCATCCTCGACGAGCCGACCGCCGTGCTGTCGCCGCCCGAGGTGCAGGAGCTGTGGACCGTGCTGCGCGGCCTCGCGGCGCAGGGCGGCACGGTGGTGCTGATCACGCACAAGCTCGACGAGGTCGTGGACATCTCGGACACGATCACGGTGATGCGCGCCGGCACGACGGTGGAGCGCATCCGCACCGCCGACACGACGCCGCAGGCGATCGCGCGGGCGATGGTGGGACGCGACGTCGCGCTCGCCCTCGATGCCGTCGGCCTGCCGGATGGCGACGGCGCGCGCCGCGACGACGACGCGCCGGCCACCGCGCGCGGCACGCCGCTGCTGTCGGTGACCGATCTCGTCGTCCCCGGCGCGCGACGCGCGAACGAGGTGGACGGCGTCTCCTTCACCGTCGCCCCCGGCGAGATCTTCGGCATCGCCGGCGTCGAGGGGAACGGCCAGACGGAGCTGCTGGAGGCGCTCGCGGGCCTCGCGCGCCCGACGTCCGGCCGCATCGCGCTCGCGGGCCAGGACGTGACCGCGCTCGGCGTGCGCGCGCGGGCCGACGCTGGCCTGTCGCACATCCCAGAGGACCGGCACCGCCGCGGCCTCGTGCTCGACTACTCGATCGCCGACAACCTGATCCTCGGCCTGCAGCACCGCTTCGCGAGGGGCGTGCGGCTCGACCAGCCGCGCGTCGCCGAGAACGCGCGCCGCCTCGTCGCGGAATACGACATCCGTCCCGCCGACCCGTCGCTGCCGGCGCGGGCGCTCTCCGGCGGCAACCAGCAGAAGATCGTGATCGCGCGCGAGATGACCGGGCGCGACTACCACGTGCTCCTCGCCGCGCAGCCCACGCGCGGCGTGGACGTGGGCGCGATCGAGTTCATTCACGACCAGCTCCGCCGCGCGCGCGCGGCCGGGAAGGCCATCGTGCTCGTCTCCGCCGACCTGGCCGAGATCCTCGCCCTCGCGGACCGCGTGGCGGTGATGTACCGCGGCCGCTTCGCCACCGTGCTCCCGCGCCGCGAGGCGTCGGCCGAGCGCCTCGGCCCCTACATGACCGGCGCGGCCGGCGCCGCGGGCGAGGTGGCCGCGTGA